TCTGTGCTATTTGTGAAATCTGTGGGAACAAAATTACTCAAACATTTCAGCCCAACGAACAGCTTTAATACTTGTTTCGTTATATAATTCCTCAACTGTCTTTTTAACCTCTAATTTCGGGTATAAATTGACTCCAATCAGTTTTATTTTACCTTCTTCTACCCATCTTTGTTCTTCCACAGCATGATTATAGATCTTCTTTTGAATGATACCTTGTTTTAAAAGCTCCAAATAACCTCCTGCCTCTTCAATTTCTACAAATAAAGCCCATGACTTTTCAGCGATTTGCTGTGTAATATCTTCCACGTAATAACTTCCGTTTGCGGCATCTTCAAAGACATTGATGATACTTTCGTAAGCTAAAACAATTTGTTGTTTGAAAGAAATTTCTTCTGAATTTTCCGTACTTCGGTCAACCAGATAATTATTGCTGAAAACTGCATCTGCTCCACCGATCATTGCAGAAGCCAATTCCAGCGTAGAACGGATCAGGTTATTTTCATTATCCGAAACTGCTTTATTTCTCAAAGAAGTTTCTGCGAAAATGTAAGGAATTTCGTCCAAGCCATATTCTTTTGACAACTGATTGAAAACCATTTTAAAAGCTCTCAGTTTTGCCATTTCAAAGAAATAATTTCCTCCTGTAGCGATTCTGAAAATCAGTTTATTTAGGATTTCAGGTCCATATACTTCAACCAGTTCCTTTGTCTTTGCCAAAGCAATCCCCAATTGCTGATAAATTGCTGCTCCGGCATTTTGATGAAGAGAAATATCTACACAAATATTTCTTTTAAATTCTTTTGCCAACAATTCTTTTACCAGCTGATCATTAATCACAGCTTCTTTTTCATCAAATACATCAATTAAAGAAAAATACTGATCTTCTTCTTTTGGACTGATATGTCCCGCCAAATCAACATTATTAACAAAAATTGTTTTCTGTTCCAGATTTTCTACATTTTGATCCAAAATAAAGGCAAAAACATCTTCCTCTAGACTTTCGTGGTACCTTGCCACCAAATGAGTACTTTCTTCTATTTTTGGCAGGTTTACCAACGGTTTTTGTACCGAATCATAGTAAGGTTTCACTTGGATCCCTTCCAAATTGTCCTTGGTAAGAACGGAATAAATATCTTCTGTTTTAAGCTGTTTTTTTACTAGATTTTCCCAGGTTGTATTTGACATTGGTTATGGATTATTTTGTGAATTGTCAATCATCAATTTTGTTTTACGAGTGAATTATGAATTGACACATTCTGACATTCTTTTTATTAGATTTTTAGATTGAAAAATTGACAAGCAAAGCGAATTGTTCATTCACCATTCACTTCTTAAATTATTTTTTCGCAATATTCGTACTATCTACGACCAAAATAAAGATCTCTTCATTCGGTTTTTTCATAAAATAATTTTCTCTTGCGTATTTTTCTTTTTCAGATTTATTATTCATCAGTTTTTTATAAAACGCGTCATTTTTTTCGTATTCGGTTTTATAATATTGAAGCTGGTCTTCGTATTTGTTAATTTCCCCATTCAGTTCATTAATTACCAAAAACGAAGTTTTATCAAAGAAAATCATCCACACCAGAAACAAACAAATGGTAAGCGTATATTTATTCAAAACATATTTTTGAATAAGCTTAAAAGTTTCAGACTTAGGCTGGATGTCTTTAATAAGTTTGTTTTCTTTCA
Above is a genomic segment from Chryseobacterium geocarposphaerae containing:
- a CDS encoding methylmalonyl-CoA mutase family protein — protein: MSNTTWENLVKKQLKTEDIYSVLTKDNLEGIQVKPYYDSVQKPLVNLPKIEESTHLVARYHESLEEDVFAFILDQNVENLEQKTIFVNNVDLAGHISPKEEDQYFSLIDVFDEKEAVINDQLVKELLAKEFKRNICVDISLHQNAGAAIYQQLGIALAKTKELVEVYGPEILNKLIFRIATGGNYFFEMAKLRAFKMVFNQLSKEYGLDEIPYIFAETSLRNKAVSDNENNLIRSTLELASAMIGGADAVFSNNYLVDRSTENSEEISFKQQIVLAYESIINVFEDAANGSYYVEDITQQIAEKSWALFVEIEEAGGYLELLKQGIIQKKIYNHAVEEQRWVEEGKIKLIGVNLYPKLEVKKTVEELYNETSIKAVRWAEMFE
- a CDS encoding FtsB family cell division protein, with product MKENKLIKDIQPKSETFKLIQKYVLNKYTLTICLFLVWMIFFDKTSFLVINELNGEINKYEDQLQYYKTEYEKNDAFYKKLMNNKSEKEKYARENYFMKKPNEEIFILVVDSTNIAKK